The window TTTCCAAATAATCATTCACAACAAAACCACGATTCACTTCTAAAGGTGTACCATTTGCCAAACTAATCTCTGGACGAATACCAATCGACATGACAACTAGATCAGTATCTAATTGCGTACCATCAGTGAATTCTAAACCCGTCACACGCTTCTCACCAATAATTCTAGAGGTTGCTTTGCCAATGGCGAATTTCAAGCCTTGTGCTTCCAAATCAGTTTGCAACAACTGCCCTGCGCGTCGATCCAATTGCGTTTCCATCAACCATTCAGCTAAATGAACGACAGTAACATCCATCCCTTGATCATGAAGGCCTTTCGCTGCCTCTAACCCTAATAATCCTCCGCCAATTACAACAGCCTTGTGGTAATTTTTAGAAATATCTAACATCATTTCAGTGTCGTCAATCGTTCTAAAACCTAAAACACCTTCTAAATGAATGCCTTCGACGGGCAGCATAAAAGCACGAGAACCTGTTGCCAAAATTAATTTATCATACCCAATTTCCTGACCATCTTTTGTATAGACACATTTAATAATTGTATCTATCTTCTCAATGGGATTGCCATTAATCAACGTAACGCCGTTTTCTTGATACCATGAATACTCATTCATAATGATTTCATCTGTTGTCATTTTCTTTTGTAAAATATTCGATAACATAATACGGTTATAATTCGGGTAATTTTCTTCACCAATTACTGTAATGTCATACAAATCTGCATCTCTTTCAAGAATCTCTTCAAGAGTACGAATGCCCGCCATACCATTTCCAATCATGACTAAACGCTCTTTATTTTTCATCGTATTCCTCCTTAACCTAATGTGAATTATTGAACAATAAATTAAGTTTAACAAAAAAGCAACTGCTCTCCTATTAGGGAAAGTCCTATATCGAAAAATAAAAAGAGAACTTTTAAACTAATTTTCTAGTCTAAAAAGTTCTCCATTAATGCAATTAAATTTTGCTTTATTTGTTTGATTCGACTAGGATTTTGTCCATCAGAAGAAAGGTGAATAGCGAAATCAGATTGTTCAATTGTAGCCATATTGTAAAAATCCGAGTTAGCTTTATTTGTGCAATCATTAACTAACTGCCCATTTTGACAAAGAGTGACGATTTGCTGATTGATATCTGTTTGATTTGTGCAAATAAAAACTAAAAAGGCCTCCTCAATATCTTTCGGCACAAAAGGTCGGATAATTAACGTTACTTTGGTTGACGTTAACTTTAATAAAGTTTCTGACATCTTTGGAGCTACAACATAAATCATAGCTTCTGTTTTTAATAAATCTAGTACTTTTCTTGTACCAATTTTTCCGCCGCCAATCACAACTACTCGTCTATTCATTAAATTCAAATTAATCGGATAATTATTAGCCATCCACTCTCGCCTCATTCATTAAATGATTGATACCATTAATCAGTCGTCTATCTAAATTCAAGGTTTCTGTGTAGCTAAAAATAACCGTGTTTGGTTTAATTTCCGTCAATGCTAATTGAATTTTATCAAGCAAATGACCATCAAATAAAAAGAAGGGAATGACTAAAATTTGCGGATGTTGCTGAATTAATTGTTTAGCTTCAAGCAAGTAATCTGGTTTTCCATAAAGCACACCGGCTGTAACCGGTAATTCTAGATTAATTGCTAACTCTTTGGCTATTTTTTCTACAATCTTACCAGGTTTTTCATAGTTCGTACTTCCATGTGCCACCAACAATATTGCTGGATTAGTAGGGAAATCCTTTAACTTCTCACGACAGCGCTCTTCTAAAATAGTCACAACTTCCGGCTCTTGGGCAAATGGTTGACTGACGCTAAATGTCACGTCTGAATAACACAGCTCCACCTCTTTCAGAGCTTGGGGAATATCCTCTTCCATATGCATCGCTGAAAAAAGTAATAGCGGAACGATGATAAACTCTCGAATTCCTTTTTGATACATTTTTGCTACAATTACTGCAATCGTATCTGGATGTTTTTCTAAATAAGCCAATCCTTGCTCTGTTTCTGGATGAGTTTGAATTAATTCTTGATAGAATGCCTGCATTTTTTGATTTTTCCCCATTTTTTGACTCCCATGAGCCACATATACAATTCCTTCCACTGAACTCCCCCCTTTTCACTATATATCAATAATCTGTTCTTTAATTGCGTAATGAATCAACTCAACTCGTGTTGATAATTTTAACTTTCGCATAAAATTAGCTTTATGAACTTCAACCGTTTTCACAGAAATAAATAAACGTTCCCCAATCTCTTTGTTGCCATATCCTAGAGCTACTAAAGGCAAGATTTCTTGTTCACGTTTCGATAACTGCTGATAACTATTTTCAAGAGGTGCTTCGTTATCTTCTTCCAGTTTTGACAGTACATTATCTCCCAAATAAATCTGTTGATCCAAATAAATCTGCTCTTGATAAACGCCTCGAATTCCTTGAATAATCTCTCGGTCATTTGAACTTTTCAATAAATAACCATCTGCTTTAGCCTTCAATGCTTGAATAATATAATCCTCATCATCATGCATTGATAAAATCAAAATTTTAACAGCAGGAAATTTTTCTTTAATCCGCTTTGTTGTCAATAAACCATTTTCCCCCGGCGGCATTCTTAAATCCATCATTACAACATCTGGTTCTAGTTTTTCAACTTCCATATAGGCTTCAATTCCATCTGTAGCATGCCCTATTACTTCCATATCCTCTTGCTCATTAATCAAATGAGACAAGCCATTTCGCACCACTACATGATCATCAGCTACAATTACACGAATCATTACTCTTCCTCCTTTATGAAGTTGGAACTTCCACTTTTAGTTGTGTCCCTAGATTTTTTGTAGAGAAAATAGTTAATTGCCCTCTAATCATCTCCACACGCTCACGAATATGTATTAAGCCCATTCCAGTTCCTTTAATATCAGGACTATTTGCTGAAAATCCAACCCCTTCATCTAAAACTTCCAAAACTAAAGACTGGTCTTTTTCTACAAGTAAAACATCTAATTCAGAAACTTTTGCATACTTAATCGCATTCATTAAGGCTTCTTGTAATACCCGATACAATGTAATTTCCACTTGTTCATTAAAACGTTGGTGCTTTAATTGAGAGATAAAATTTATTGTGATTCCTGTCGTTTCTTCCATCCGATGAATCAATGTAGTGATAGCCGAAGCCAAACCTAAGTCATCTAAAGCCGCAGGACGTAAATCTAAAGCTAGCGTTTTGACTTCATCTAAAGTCATCACTAAATGCTCTTCTAATTGAGTTAATTTTTCATTAACTAGCTGATTGGTCTCAAAAGTACGTTTAATTTGCCTTGCTTCTAATAACGTACTAAACACATGCTGTGCAATTCCATCATGTAAGTCTTGGGCAATCTTTTTTCGTTCATTCTCATGAGCACGACTCACATAAGCAACTAATTGCTTTTGCTGAAAAATATTCGTCGTCTTATCTTGCTTTGTTAGATTTCGGATAATCAATACCACAAAATCCTCACTTGTAAGCTCAGTAAAGCTTGCACTAAAAGTCTCTTTGGTTCCATTTATATTTTCAACCACTAAGGAAAAAGCACTTGGATCAAAATGCTGTTTAATCTCACAATCATGGCATTTTTCCATAACAGAGTGTAAGGCACACCCCTGAGAATGACAGATATCTAAAATCTTATCTAGCTGGAAATGATAGTTTTGCAAAAATTGTTCTGCTGCTCTATTGCTTTCAATAATTTGATGCTCCTTAATCAGAAACACTGAATCCGTTGTTTGAGCCAGAATCAACTGGCTGAGTTCTTGATTAAACATCAGCTTTTCGCCTCCTTTTTTTCTTGAATTAAAACAGCTACACTGGCTGTTTCCTCAGTCAATTGTTGCACAACCTCTAAGGTAACCCGATTCGGTTGACGATAGCCAATCAATAAAATAGCAACAATATCTCCATAAAAAAAGACTGGTACAACACCAACACTTTTCAACTCTTCCGTAAGTGCAATTGGGTATTCTAATAACTCTTCAGCAGTTCGTTGCTCCAAATCAGCTTCAATCAATGTCCGACCAGTACGCCAAACGATTCCTGGTAAACCACGACCCTCTTGAAGAACAATCTTTTGATAACGTAAACTAATGTTACCACTAACATATTTCCATCTAATTTCTTTACGGTATGTTTTTTCGTTGGTTGTAGCTAGTGCCATTCCAACAAAATCAACGCCTAATGTATCATGTAATTGCTGGATTTTGGATTGAATAATCTGATTTTGCTCTACCATTAATGCAACTACTCCTTTTCCCTAATTCTCCATAAGTTTCCTGATTCTACCTTGAGATTTTTCTAAAAATAACGTAAGCTAACACTCATACTACAAAATATCATTTGCAACTTATGAGGTGCTTACTTGTTTACTAAATCACATGATTACTCTCAGAAAAAAATTATTCTAATGATCACAACTACGGTTTTTTCTTTTTCCAGCATGGCCAATTCTTTTTATTTGATGGGAACTGCTGCTATTCCATGGTTTCTTGTAACCGCTATTTGTTTTTTTATTCCTTATGCTTTCATTATAGCAGAATACAGTTACAGATATAAAGAACAAACCGCAGGGATTTATTCTTGGTTGAAAGACACCCTTCCTTTGCCTATCGTATATATAGCAACTTTTATTTGGTATAGTAGCTACACAATTTGGTTGGTCAGTCTGTCATTAAAATTATGGATTCCCTTTTCTATCTTCTTATTTGGCCAAGACTTAACTCAAAGAGCGGCTATTTCAGTAACCATCAGCAATCGCTTTTTATTAGGATTGCTCTCTATTTTAGCAATTTTTTTATTGACTTGGTTTGTAAGTCGTGGCTTTCAAAAGTTAACTACATTCAT is drawn from Carnobacterium gallinarum DSM 4847 and contains these coding sequences:
- a CDS encoding precorrin-2 dehydrogenase/sirohydrochlorin ferrochelatase family protein encodes the protein MANNYPINLNLMNRRVVVIGGGKIGTRKVLDLLKTEAMIYVVAPKMSETLLKLTSTKVTLIIRPFVPKDIEEAFLVFICTNQTDINQQIVTLCQNGQLVNDCTNKANSDFYNMATIEQSDFAIHLSSDGQNPSRIKQIKQNLIALMENFLD
- a CDS encoding sirohydrochlorin chelatase — encoded protein: MEGIVYVAHGSQKMGKNQKMQAFYQELIQTHPETEQGLAYLEKHPDTIAVIVAKMYQKGIREFIIVPLLLFSAMHMEEDIPQALKEVELCYSDVTFSVSQPFAQEPEVVTILEERCREKLKDFPTNPAILLVAHGSTNYEKPGKIVEKIAKELAINLELPVTAGVLYGKPDYLLEAKQLIQQHPQILVIPFFLFDGHLLDKIQLALTEIKPNTVIFSYTETLNLDRRLINGINHLMNEARVDG
- a CDS encoding response regulator; protein product: MIRVIVADDHVVVRNGLSHLINEQEDMEVIGHATDGIEAYMEVEKLEPDVVMMDLRMPPGENGLLTTKRIKEKFPAVKILILSMHDDEDYIIQALKAKADGYLLKSSNDREIIQGIRGVYQEQIYLDQQIYLGDNVLSKLEEDNEAPLENSYQQLSKREQEILPLVALGYGNKEIGERLFISVKTVEVHKANFMRKLKLSTRVELIHYAIKEQIIDI
- a CDS encoding sensor histidine kinase yields the protein MFNQELSQLILAQTTDSVFLIKEHQIIESNRAAEQFLQNYHFQLDKILDICHSQGCALHSVMEKCHDCEIKQHFDPSAFSLVVENINGTKETFSASFTELTSEDFVVLIIRNLTKQDKTTNIFQQKQLVAYVSRAHENERKKIAQDLHDGIAQHVFSTLLEARQIKRTFETNQLVNEKLTQLEEHLVMTLDEVKTLALDLRPAALDDLGLASAITTLIHRMEETTGITINFISQLKHQRFNEQVEITLYRVLQEALMNAIKYAKVSELDVLLVEKDQSLVLEVLDEGVGFSANSPDIKGTGMGLIHIRERVEMIRGQLTIFSTKNLGTQLKVEVPTS
- a CDS encoding GAF domain-containing protein; the encoded protein is MVEQNQIIQSKIQQLHDTLGVDFVGMALATTNEKTYRKEIRWKYVSGNISLRYQKIVLQEGRGLPGIVWRTGRTLIEADLEQRTAEELLEYPIALTEELKSVGVVPVFFYGDIVAILLIGYRQPNRVTLEVVQQLTEETASVAVLIQEKKEAKS